One Azoarcus sp. DN11 DNA segment encodes these proteins:
- a CDS encoding A24 family peptidase: protein MNVGLALLLGTLAVAVLADLHARRIPNLLVLSGLVSGVIFHGLTTSTEGILGPSSQAITVSFALAGIAVGFAALLPLYALRAMGAGDVKLMMMVGAFLGPLQTLGVVVLTFAAGGVLAIGMALWQRSFAQLVLNLRFILTTSAVRAAGGESPRFEPLQQTAGRMPYAVAIAAGTLLQLYLVRSGGWALS, encoded by the coding sequence ATGAACGTGGGGCTTGCACTGCTCCTCGGCACACTTGCAGTCGCCGTGTTGGCGGACCTGCATGCGCGCAGGATCCCGAATCTTCTCGTGCTGAGCGGCTTGGTGAGCGGCGTGATCTTCCACGGCCTCACAACATCAACCGAAGGGATCCTGGGTCCGTCGTCTCAGGCAATCACCGTATCGTTCGCCCTCGCCGGCATCGCCGTCGGCTTCGCGGCGCTGCTTCCCCTCTACGCCCTGCGCGCGATGGGAGCCGGCGACGTCAAGCTGATGATGATGGTCGGCGCATTCCTCGGGCCGCTGCAGACGCTCGGCGTCGTGGTGCTCACCTTCGCTGCGGGGGGCGTGCTGGCGATCGGCATGGCCTTGTGGCAGCGCTCATTCGCGCAGCTCGTGCTGAACCTGCGCTTCATCCTGACCACCAGCGCTGTGCGTGCCGCCGGCGGTGAAAGCCCCCGATTCGAACCGCTGCAGCAGACCGCCGGCCGCATGCCCTACGCGGTCGCGATTGCTGCGGGCACCCTCCTCCAACTCTACCTGGTCCGCTCCGGCGGCTGGGCCTTGAGTTGA
- a CDS encoding ATP-binding protein translates to MNAPNRAQVIPLDESAPFPRAPRTLAETGLPLLFLVELAAKLLFVRGQMRLTELAQRLHLATTVLDGLLAFMRAERICEVMRRGETDGDVLYELTDAGRARATEYLGRCKYAGAAPVSLAAYVAQVGRQSVTKMHVTKEGVNEAFRGLIINPEVRDQLGAAMGSGRAMFLYGPAGAGKTYLAERLSLLLEGDIAVPHAIFVDGEIIQVFDPLIHVPVDDARRPASLDNLQRPDPRWVRCKRPVAITGGELTLHMLDLDYDATTGFYQAPPHVKANNGLFVVDDLGRQLIKPEQLMNRWIVPMDRHHDYLALHSGTKFTLPFDVVLVFSTNLMPSEVADPAFLRRLGYKIHIGPMNEEQYREIFTYVCAERDVPYDETAFRTLLTDYHKTYDQPLLACYPRDIINQIADLARYRGEPARLTPEVLHWAWHNYFASR, encoded by the coding sequence ATGAATGCCCCCAACCGCGCCCAGGTGATCCCCCTTGACGAATCCGCGCCCTTCCCGCGCGCACCGCGCACGCTGGCGGAAACGGGACTGCCGCTGTTGTTCCTCGTCGAGCTCGCGGCGAAGCTGCTGTTCGTGCGCGGCCAGATGCGGCTTACGGAACTGGCGCAGCGCCTGCATCTTGCCACCACCGTGCTCGATGGCCTGCTCGCCTTCATGCGCGCCGAACGGATTTGCGAGGTGATGCGGCGCGGCGAAACCGATGGCGACGTTCTGTATGAACTCACCGACGCGGGCCGCGCCCGTGCCACGGAGTACCTGGGGCGCTGCAAGTACGCCGGCGCCGCACCGGTAAGCCTCGCCGCCTACGTCGCCCAGGTCGGGCGCCAGTCGGTGACGAAGATGCACGTGACGAAGGAAGGCGTGAACGAGGCCTTCCGCGGCCTGATCATCAACCCGGAAGTGCGCGACCAGCTCGGCGCGGCAATGGGCTCGGGGCGCGCGATGTTCCTGTACGGACCCGCGGGCGCGGGCAAGACCTACCTCGCCGAGCGCCTGTCACTGCTGCTGGAAGGCGACATCGCCGTGCCGCACGCGATCTTCGTCGATGGCGAGATCATCCAGGTGTTCGATCCGCTGATCCATGTGCCGGTCGACGACGCGCGCCGCCCTGCCAGCCTCGACAACCTGCAGCGCCCCGATCCGCGCTGGGTGCGCTGCAAGCGCCCCGTCGCAATCACGGGCGGCGAGCTGACGCTGCACATGCTCGACCTCGACTACGACGCAACGACCGGCTTCTATCAGGCGCCGCCGCACGTGAAGGCCAACAACGGGCTGTTCGTCGTGGACGACCTCGGCCGCCAGCTGATCAAGCCGGAGCAGCTGATGAACCGCTGGATCGTGCCGATGGACCGGCACCACGACTACCTCGCGTTGCACAGCGGCACCAAGTTCACGCTGCCCTTCGACGTGGTGCTGGTGTTCTCCACCAACCTGATGCCGTCCGAAGTCGCCGACCCCGCTTTTTTACGTCGGCTTGGTTACAAAATTCACATCGGACCGATGAATGAGGAGCAGTACCGAGAAATATTCACTTACGTTTGCGCGGAGCGTGACGTACCTTACGACGAAACAGCCTTCCGGACGCTGCTGACGGATTACCACAAGACATATGACCAGCCGCTGCTGGCGTGCTACCCGCGGGACATCATCAACCAGATCGCGGATCTGGCGCGCTATCGCGGCGAGCCCGCGAGATTGACTCCGGAAGTATTGCACTGGGCCTGGCACAACTACTTCGCATCCCGCTAA
- the cpaB gene encoding Flp pilus assembly protein CpaB — translation MKTKGLVFLFVAMVAGLAAVVLGTRWLQSKAASDGNRIAVAAIELQLGGRVTREAVRLVDWPSGSVPNGAFNDLAKLDGRVAITGIQPGEPILESRLAPVGTKGGLSAVVPEGKRAITVRVNDVVGVAGFALPGNYVDILVNTEKVGDRANDKDQMISKIVLERILVLAVAQEANRDETKPKVVNAVTLEVTPEQAERLDLARSVGNLSLVLRNQVDANPTDTAGITKAMLLRTAAPVPPAPARTPVKVAVAPRRPTAAKPQPAPSAPRSDACVEVIRGVNKVTECF, via the coding sequence ATGAAGACCAAAGGTCTCGTCTTTCTCTTCGTCGCGATGGTCGCCGGGCTTGCTGCCGTTGTCCTGGGAACAAGGTGGTTGCAGTCGAAGGCCGCCAGCGATGGCAACCGCATTGCCGTCGCGGCGATCGAGCTGCAACTCGGTGGCCGCGTCACGCGTGAGGCGGTCCGTTTGGTCGACTGGCCGTCGGGGAGCGTGCCGAACGGCGCCTTCAATGACCTCGCGAAACTCGACGGACGCGTCGCAATCACCGGCATCCAGCCGGGCGAACCGATCCTCGAATCGCGTCTCGCGCCGGTTGGAACCAAGGGTGGCCTCTCGGCCGTGGTGCCGGAAGGAAAGCGTGCGATCACGGTGCGCGTGAACGACGTCGTGGGCGTCGCGGGCTTCGCGCTGCCCGGCAACTACGTCGATATCCTGGTGAACACCGAAAAGGTCGGCGACCGCGCCAACGACAAGGATCAGATGATCTCGAAGATCGTGCTCGAACGCATCCTGGTGCTCGCCGTCGCACAAGAGGCCAATCGCGACGAGACCAAGCCGAAGGTCGTCAATGCGGTAACGCTCGAAGTCACCCCCGAGCAGGCCGAGCGGCTGGACCTTGCGCGCAGCGTCGGAAACCTGTCGCTGGTACTGCGCAACCAGGTTGACGCCAATCCCACCGACACCGCCGGTATCACCAAGGCGATGCTGCTGCGCACTGCGGCGCCCGTTCCTCCGGCACCGGCGCGGACGCCGGTCAAGGTCGCCGTTGCCCCGCGTCGCCCGACGGCCGCGAAGCCGCAACCCGCTCCCTCGGCCCCGCGCTCGGACGCCTGTGTCGAAGTGATCCGCGGCGTGAACAAGGTTACCGAATGCTTCTGA
- a CDS encoding type II and III secretion system protein family protein → MTTNKNKSSLQNAAYGLSMAVALMAAGAPQAATNTAPAKRPVATTSAGGSPCGRVEIAPMVTVPVGKSTVIRPQMPVTRILLGNPGGTAGIPGGGTEPPETISMSKPANQSADYAQGAGKHTKRTIIVEETNNQKDEGRPGVAQVDVLLLSPNEIYLLGKTVGSTNVVLVDRSGGCTALDVTVAMDVTSVLGALTALLPEEKDIKVSSAYDSLVLSGTVSDATKVDRAIDIATAYVRDGGGGQGGGGQVKRSPRVINMLQVGAPQQVMLEVKVAEVSKTVAEKMGVRVSGSSTTSGVVYNVVSDFLSGGNGLINIIRRGRDTRVTLDAQKDDGLVKILAEPNVIAISGQEGSFLSGGKIFIPVAQSNTNGAQTITLEEKEFGIALKFTPTVLAGGRINLKVAPEVSELNRDGIGISAPGVNGQAILPSFTTRRATTTVQLHDGQSFAIGGLIKNNVTTNIKAFPFLGEIPILGALFRSTDFQTDRSELVFVITPRLIRPLPADYQLPTDNFIDPGRADVHLLGRMEGTSRQQEPSAAAEAVPPQPAPAAGGFETR, encoded by the coding sequence ATGACCACCAACAAGAACAAGTCGAGTCTCCAGAACGCGGCGTATGGCTTGTCAATGGCAGTCGCACTGATGGCGGCGGGAGCGCCTCAAGCGGCGACCAACACCGCGCCGGCGAAGAGGCCCGTCGCCACGACGTCTGCCGGCGGCTCGCCCTGCGGGCGTGTCGAAATCGCGCCGATGGTGACGGTGCCGGTCGGCAAGTCGACGGTGATCCGCCCGCAGATGCCGGTCACGCGCATCCTGCTGGGCAACCCTGGCGGTACGGCGGGCATTCCAGGCGGCGGAACAGAGCCTCCTGAAACCATAAGCATGTCCAAGCCGGCGAATCAAAGCGCCGATTACGCTCAAGGCGCAGGAAAACACACAAAGCGCACCATCATCGTCGAAGAAACCAATAATCAGAAAGACGAAGGCCGCCCCGGCGTTGCGCAGGTCGACGTGCTGCTGCTGAGCCCGAACGAGATCTACCTGCTCGGCAAGACGGTCGGCTCGACCAACGTCGTGCTGGTGGATCGCTCCGGTGGCTGCACCGCGCTGGACGTGACGGTCGCGATGGACGTGACCTCGGTGCTGGGGGCGCTCACGGCACTGCTGCCCGAAGAAAAAGACATCAAGGTCAGCTCCGCCTATGACTCGCTCGTGCTCAGCGGCACTGTCAGCGACGCGACCAAGGTCGACCGGGCCATCGACATCGCGACTGCCTATGTTCGCGACGGTGGCGGCGGTCAGGGCGGCGGCGGTCAGGTTAAACGATCCCCCCGCGTAATCAACATGCTTCAGGTCGGCGCGCCGCAACAGGTGATGCTCGAAGTCAAGGTCGCGGAAGTGTCCAAGACCGTGGCCGAGAAGATGGGCGTGCGCGTGTCCGGCAGCTCCACGACCAGCGGGGTCGTGTACAACGTCGTGTCGGATTTCCTTTCCGGCGGAAACGGCCTGATCAACATCATCCGGCGCGGAAGGGATACCCGCGTCACCCTGGACGCACAGAAGGACGACGGGCTCGTGAAAATCCTCGCCGAGCCAAATGTCATTGCCATAAGCGGACAGGAAGGAAGTTTCCTTTCCGGCGGCAAAATCTTCATCCCGGTCGCTCAAAGCAATACCAACGGTGCACAGACGATCACCCTCGAGGAAAAGGAATTCGGCATCGCGCTGAAATTCACTCCCACGGTGCTCGCAGGAGGCCGCATCAATCTGAAGGTCGCGCCCGAGGTATCGGAACTCAACCGCGATGGCATCGGTATTAGTGCACCGGGAGTCAATGGACAGGCGATCCTCCCCTCGTTCACGACCCGGCGCGCCACCACCACGGTGCAACTCCACGACGGCCAGAGTTTCGCCATCGGCGGGCTGATCAAGAACAATGTGACCACCAACATCAAAGCCTTCCCCTTCCTCGGGGAAATCCCGATCCTGGGCGCCCTGTTCCGCAGCACCGATTTCCAGACGGATCGTTCGGAGCTCGTCTTCGTCATCACCCCACGCCTGATCCGGCCGCTGCCTGCGGATTACCAGCTTCCCACCGACAACTTCATCGACCCCGGACGTGCCGATGTGCATTTGCTCGGCCGCATGGAAGGAACGTCACGGCAGCAGGAACCGAGTGCGGCAGCCGAGGCGGTCCCGCCCCAACCCGCCCCTGCAGCGGGTGGTTTTGAAACCCGATGA
- a CDS encoding pilus assembly protein, whose product MTSQTTIVFAAAVAAILAGCSTTPNWDAHFGEPVSIITAQQVIDPGASRNTAPVNGVDGKAAQGAMGEYERSFAKPQTEPTTFTIGVGGKSAK is encoded by the coding sequence ATGACCAGCCAGACCACAATCGTTTTCGCGGCAGCTGTCGCGGCAATCCTCGCGGGCTGCTCCACCACGCCGAATTGGGACGCGCATTTCGGCGAGCCGGTAAGCATCATCACGGCGCAGCAGGTGATCGACCCCGGCGCATCCCGCAACACGGCGCCAGTAAACGGCGTCGATGGCAAGGCCGCGCAGGGTGCGATGGGGGAATACGAGCGGAGCTTCGCAAAGCCGCAAACGGAACCCACGACATTCACGATCGGCGTTGGCGGGAAATCAGCGAAGTGA
- a CDS encoding Tad domain-containing protein — MAYQPVPVRTQRGSVAIITALALVVLVGFAGLALDGGHLYQTKTELQNAADACALAASYELSGTPIPADNFTRGENAGKTVGTENRVDFQGGRIKAADITVSFGPSLTGPWVSALSATGTSKYVQCTVTQSGIAPWFMQVLGFGNQTVNALATATLSPSQNNCAIPMGLCTPPGSSAPNYGYVKGNWYSMNFKESNGGTTANLTGNFRWVDFDPSASTPGCSGGGAQELACLFKGAGQCSLPPNGPATCPTSGNSTPIPGCVGQAGNVDSLAKAFNSRFGICQGGGCTDDDLRNAPPDFSGYGYTSANWALGRNAYAGSSGGTPNFRSARASHLPVESSMKPSGTGSATTTQLTSFGADRRLVTIPFLDCSGFASGQHAPIRGYACVLLLHPYDKVSGNVVVDAEYLGASNEPGSPCATSGAVGSAASVGPLVPALVQ, encoded by the coding sequence ATGGCTTACCAACCGGTTCCGGTTCGCACACAGCGCGGCTCAGTGGCGATCATCACGGCACTCGCCCTCGTCGTCCTGGTCGGATTCGCCGGACTTGCGCTCGATGGCGGCCATCTCTACCAGACCAAGACCGAATTGCAGAACGCTGCGGATGCCTGTGCGCTGGCCGCTTCCTACGAATTGAGCGGGACCCCGATCCCCGCCGACAACTTCACGCGGGGCGAAAACGCAGGCAAGACGGTCGGCACCGAAAACCGGGTCGACTTTCAAGGTGGCCGCATCAAGGCGGCTGACATCACCGTTTCCTTCGGCCCCTCGCTCACGGGCCCTTGGGTATCGGCCTTGTCGGCAACGGGAACATCGAAGTACGTGCAATGCACGGTCACCCAAAGCGGTATCGCTCCTTGGTTCATGCAGGTGCTGGGCTTCGGCAATCAGACTGTCAACGCACTCGCCACGGCGACCCTCTCACCTTCACAGAACAACTGCGCGATTCCGATGGGCCTGTGCACGCCCCCCGGTTCGTCTGCGCCGAACTACGGCTACGTGAAAGGCAATTGGTACTCCATGAACTTCAAGGAGAGCAACGGAGGCACGACGGCGAATCTGACGGGCAACTTCCGTTGGGTCGACTTCGATCCGAGTGCATCCACCCCGGGCTGTTCCGGCGGGGGGGCGCAAGAACTCGCATGCTTGTTCAAGGGAGCCGGACAATGCAGTCTTCCGCCGAACGGCCCGGCAACCTGCCCGACCTCGGGTAACTCAACGCCGATCCCCGGTTGCGTAGGCCAGGCCGGTAACGTGGACTCCCTCGCGAAGGCATTCAACAGCCGATTCGGGATCTGCCAGGGAGGCGGATGCACCGATGACGATCTCAGGAACGCACCGCCCGACTTCAGCGGCTATGGATACACGTCAGCGAACTGGGCGCTCGGGCGCAACGCATACGCGGGTTCCTCTGGAGGGACCCCGAACTTCAGGAGTGCGCGCGCATCGCACCTCCCCGTGGAAAGTTCGATGAAGCCTTCAGGTACAGGCTCGGCCACAACTACACAATTGACCAGCTTCGGCGCCGATCGGCGACTGGTAACGATTCCGTTCCTGGATTGCAGCGGATTCGCCAGCGGTCAGCATGCACCGATTCGTGGCTATGCGTGCGTTCTCCTGCTGCATCCGTACGACAAAGTATCCGGCAACGTGGTGGTCGATGCGGAATACCTCGGCGCCTCGAACGAGCCTGGAAGTCCCTGTGCAACATCCGGAGCGGTCGGAAGCGCAGCATCGGTCGGGCCGCTCGTACCGGCCTTGGTCCAGTGA
- a CDS encoding TadE/TadG family type IV pilus assembly protein → MRRYMRGVAAVEFGFLLIPLVMLAFGITEFGRAIYTYNTLTKAVRDAARYMTSKAPGDATEHAIAKCMAVFGSPVCSGQALAPGLATTMVRTCDAILTCPGVENTVLTGSGTINTVTVMITGYPYDSFVEYVMPDITFGNIAVTMRSQL, encoded by the coding sequence ATGCGCCGTTACATGCGAGGTGTCGCTGCAGTCGAATTCGGGTTTTTGCTGATCCCTCTGGTGATGCTGGCATTCGGAATCACCGAATTCGGGCGTGCGATTTACACGTACAACACACTGACAAAGGCCGTGCGCGACGCAGCCCGCTACATGACGTCGAAGGCGCCCGGCGACGCCACGGAACACGCTATCGCGAAGTGCATGGCGGTGTTCGGCAGCCCCGTCTGCAGTGGCCAGGCGCTGGCCCCGGGGTTGGCCACCACGATGGTTCGGACTTGCGATGCGATTCTGACCTGCCCGGGTGTAGAGAACACGGTGCTTACGGGATCCGGGACGATCAACACGGTCACCGTAATGATAACGGGCTATCCGTACGACTCGTTCGTCGAGTATGTCATGCCCGACATCACCTTCGGCAACATTGCCGTCACCATGAGGTCGCAACTATGA
- a CDS encoding TadE/TadG family type IV pilus assembly protein, translating to MTARTSNGGNRQRGTTAVEFSIVALVFFTLLIGIMEMGRLLWTWNAAVEATRLGARLAVVCSMNDGAIASRMRGMLPALAVANIDIDYLNPPFADNTCTVDNCKAVRVRLTGYTHATVIPLVPLSLPIPPFQTTLPREGMNSIGNPLCS from the coding sequence ATGACGGCACGCACATCGAATGGCGGGAACCGGCAGCGTGGCACCACCGCAGTGGAGTTTTCGATCGTCGCCCTGGTGTTCTTCACCCTCCTCATCGGAATCATGGAGATGGGTCGCCTTCTCTGGACCTGGAATGCTGCCGTCGAGGCCACACGGCTCGGGGCTCGGCTCGCTGTCGTATGCAGCATGAACGATGGGGCGATTGCGTCACGCATGCGGGGCATGCTGCCCGCGCTCGCTGTCGCGAACATCGACATCGACTACCTCAATCCGCCCTTCGCGGACAATACCTGCACGGTCGACAACTGCAAGGCTGTCAGGGTCCGCCTGACCGGTTACACGCACGCCACAGTGATTCCGCTCGTGCCCCTCTCGCTGCCGATTCCGCCTTTCCAGACGACCCTGCCGCGAGAGGGAATGAACAGCATCGGCAACCCCTTGTGCAGTTGA
- a CDS encoding AAA family ATPase: MKIRILSDSHDNAERLRVKLAETAPPMDIAIGHATSSDPIGAVNGTVPDVVVLDAFRSGAITQLEVLTQRYPQIDPIVITADTSSEFLLQAFRAGVREVLPMSPSPEALRAALTRITRKRGGTAAADGKILALTSCKGGSGATFLATNLAWILASLHGKRVALIDLNLQFGDAAMYITDQKPASNLAQVCQQIHRLDAAFLASAMIEVAPGFHLLAAPDDPAHATDVRAEHVDAILKLARANYDFVIVDVGRSLDAVSLQPFDMADMIFPVVQLTLPFIREAKRLVQVFLSLGYPMAKVGLIVNRHLKNSDISLDDLERTVNAKLFKAVPNAYEAVAASVNQGQPIARLAKGSPVTKALREIAEALDTETEKTSKNWLSRLFAAH; the protein is encoded by the coding sequence ATGAAAATCAGGATCCTCTCCGATAGCCACGACAATGCCGAGCGTCTGCGCGTGAAATTGGCCGAGACAGCCCCCCCGATGGATATCGCCATCGGTCATGCGACATCCAGCGATCCGATCGGCGCAGTCAATGGGACCGTACCCGATGTGGTCGTTCTCGATGCCTTCAGGTCTGGCGCGATCACACAACTCGAAGTTCTGACGCAACGCTACCCGCAGATCGACCCCATCGTGATCACCGCGGATACGTCGTCCGAATTCCTGCTCCAGGCGTTCCGCGCAGGCGTGCGCGAGGTGCTACCGATGTCACCATCGCCTGAAGCGTTGCGGGCCGCATTGACCCGTATCACTCGCAAGCGTGGCGGCACCGCGGCCGCAGATGGCAAGATCCTCGCGCTGACCTCCTGCAAGGGCGGCAGCGGTGCGACCTTCCTCGCGACGAACCTCGCCTGGATCCTCGCCTCGTTGCACGGCAAGCGCGTCGCGCTGATCGACCTCAACCTGCAGTTCGGCGATGCGGCGATGTACATCACCGACCAGAAGCCGGCGAGCAACCTCGCGCAGGTATGCCAGCAGATCCACCGGCTGGATGCGGCCTTCCTGGCGTCGGCAATGATCGAGGTCGCACCCGGTTTTCACCTGCTCGCTGCGCCCGACGACCCGGCTCACGCGACGGACGTGCGCGCCGAGCACGTCGACGCGATTCTCAAGCTGGCGCGCGCCAATTACGACTTCGTCATCGTCGATGTCGGCCGCTCGCTCGACGCGGTGAGCCTGCAGCCCTTCGACATGGCCGACATGATCTTCCCGGTGGTGCAGCTCACGCTGCCGTTCATCCGCGAGGCGAAGCGGCTCGTGCAGGTGTTCCTGTCGCTCGGTTACCCGATGGCCAAGGTCGGGCTGATCGTCAATCGCCATCTCAAGAACAGCGACATCAGCCTGGATGACCTCGAACGGACGGTCAATGCCAAGCTGTTCAAGGCAGTGCCGAACGCTTACGAGGCCGTCGCGGCGTCGGTGAACCAGGGGCAGCCGATTGCGCGGCTGGCGAAGGGCAGTCCGGTGACGAAGGCCCTGCGCGAGATCGCCGAAGCGCTCGATACCGAAACCGAAAAGACGAGCAAGAACTGGTTGTCGCGCCTGTTCGCCGCCCATTGA
- a CDS encoding CpaF family protein, with protein sequence MNLRERLESAAPEAGLRPQTPADSGAARAYQDLKMRIHQLLLSRIDLEAMENLAPDRLREELRLMVERLLAEENVVVNTNERRDLVRDIQYEMLGLGPIEPLLADPTVSDILINGSQQIYVERHGKIELTNVTFSDDAHLMKIIDKIVSRVGRRVDESSPMVDARLPDGSRVNAIIPPLALDGPVVSIRRFAAVPLTMVKLIDFKTLTAPMAELLAGLVRAKVNILISGGTGSGKTTLLNILSGYIPTDERIVTIEDAAELQLQQPHVVRLETRPPNIEGKGEVTQRSLVRNALRMRPDRIILGETRGAEAFDVLQAMNTGHEGSMTTVHANTARDALGRMENMVGMSGANLPPKVARNQIASAIGVIIQTNRLTDGKRKLTSIQEITGMEGDVITMQEIFAFRQTGISDKGAVEGYFTATGVRPHFADRLRSFGIRLPEEMFNPGRRFE encoded by the coding sequence ATGAATTTGCGCGAACGCCTGGAATCGGCCGCACCGGAAGCGGGGCTGCGCCCGCAGACCCCCGCCGACAGCGGGGCCGCCAGGGCCTATCAGGACCTGAAGATGCGCATCCACCAGCTGTTGCTGTCGCGCATCGACCTCGAGGCGATGGAAAACCTCGCCCCGGACCGTTTACGCGAAGAGCTGCGGCTGATGGTCGAGCGCCTGCTCGCCGAGGAAAACGTCGTCGTCAATACGAATGAACGGCGCGACCTGGTACGCGACATCCAGTACGAAATGCTCGGCCTGGGCCCGATCGAGCCGCTGCTCGCGGACCCGACCGTGTCCGACATCCTGATCAACGGTTCGCAGCAGATCTATGTTGAACGTCACGGCAAGATCGAGCTGACGAACGTCACCTTCAGCGACGACGCGCACCTGATGAAGATCATCGACAAGATCGTGTCGCGCGTCGGGCGCCGCGTCGACGAGTCGAGCCCGATGGTCGACGCGCGCCTGCCGGACGGCTCGCGCGTGAATGCGATCATCCCGCCGCTCGCGCTCGACGGGCCGGTGGTGTCGATCCGGCGCTTCGCCGCCGTGCCGCTGACGATGGTGAAGCTGATCGACTTCAAGACGCTGACGGCGCCGATGGCCGAACTGCTGGCGGGACTGGTGCGGGCCAAGGTCAACATCCTGATCTCAGGCGGCACGGGCAGCGGCAAGACGACGCTGCTGAACATTCTCTCGGGCTACATCCCCACCGACGAGCGCATCGTGACCATCGAGGACGCGGCGGAACTGCAACTGCAGCAGCCCCACGTCGTGCGCCTGGAGACGCGGCCGCCGAACATCGAGGGCAAGGGCGAGGTGACGCAGCGTTCGCTCGTGCGCAACGCACTGCGCATGCGGCCTGACCGCATCATCCTCGGTGAGACGCGCGGCGCCGAAGCCTTCGACGTGCTGCAGGCGATGAACACCGGCCACGAGGGCTCGATGACGACGGTGCACGCGAACACGGCGCGCGACGCGCTCGGACGCATGGAGAACATGGTCGGCATGTCCGGCGCCAACCTGCCGCCCAAGGTCGCGCGCAACCAGATCGCCAGCGCAATCGGCGTGATCATCCAGACCAACCGGCTCACCGACGGCAAGCGCAAGCTGACGAGCATCCAGGAGATCACCGGCATGGAAGGGGACGTGATCACGATGCAGGAAATTTTCGCCTTCCGCCAGACCGGCATTTCCGACAAGGGCGCGGTCGAAGGCTACTTCACCGCAACCGGGGTACGCCCCCATTTCGCGGACCGCCTGCGCTCCTTCGGCATCCGCCTGCCCGAAGAGATGTTCAATCCGGGCCGCCGCTTCGAGTGA
- a CDS encoding type II secretion system F family protein, which translates to MDTLTLLFALATFIAVVLFLEGGYLWWASTHSAEVKRLNRRLDEVATGANSTTRSSLFKDETVSGSAAGDRLLAAMPRLQGINRLIVQSRLNLTLAQFIGWTAALAAVGFAVPVLLNRPVILGLIGAGVLAALPTLYVTRARTKHMQRFEQQLPEALDLMGRALRAGHAFPTAIKMVAEEMKDPIGGEFRILFDEMNHGVPQQTAMLNLASRTDSTDLSYFVIAVLIQRDSGGNLAELLDGIAAIVRARLKLYGEIRTLSAEGRLSAWILGCLPFAAAALINVVNPDFMKVLWQDPAGLNFIYGALTMMALGVLWMRKIIRIRV; encoded by the coding sequence ATGGACACGCTGACCCTGCTCTTCGCGCTCGCAACCTTCATCGCCGTGGTGCTGTTCCTCGAAGGCGGTTACCTGTGGTGGGCTTCGACGCACAGCGCCGAGGTGAAGCGCCTGAACCGCCGGCTCGACGAGGTCGCAACGGGCGCGAACAGCACGACGCGCTCGTCGCTGTTCAAGGACGAGACGGTCTCCGGCTCGGCGGCAGGCGACCGCCTGCTCGCGGCGATGCCCCGCCTGCAGGGCATCAACCGGCTGATCGTCCAGTCGCGCCTGAACCTGACGCTCGCGCAGTTCATCGGCTGGACGGCGGCGCTCGCCGCGGTCGGCTTCGCCGTGCCGGTGCTGCTGAACCGGCCCGTGATCCTGGGCCTGATCGGTGCCGGCGTGCTCGCGGCACTACCAACGCTCTACGTCACGCGGGCCCGCACCAAGCACATGCAGCGCTTCGAACAGCAACTGCCGGAAGCCCTGGATCTGATGGGTCGCGCACTGCGCGCGGGCCACGCTTTCCCGACCGCGATCAAGATGGTCGCCGAGGAAATGAAGGACCCGATCGGCGGCGAATTCCGCATCCTCTTCGACGAGATGAACCACGGCGTGCCGCAGCAAACGGCCATGCTCAACCTCGCCTCGCGCACCGACAGCACCGACCTGAGCTACTTCGTCATTGCGGTGCTGATCCAGCGCGACTCGGGCGGCAATCTCGCCGAGTTGCTCGATGGCATCGCGGCGATCGTCCGCGCACGCCTGAAGCTGTACGGCGAAATCCGCACGCTGTCGGCCGAAGGCCGTCTGTCGGCATGGATTCTCGGCTGCCTGCCGTTCGCGGCGGCAGCATTGATCAACGTCGTCAACCCGGACTTCATGAAAGTGCTGTGGCAGGACCCCGCAGGCCTCAATTTCATCTACGGCGCACTGACGATGATGGCTCTGGGCGTGCTGTGGATGCGCAAGATCATTCGCATCCGGGTCTAG